Sequence from the Castanea sativa cultivar Marrone di Chiusa Pesio chromosome 12, ASM4071231v1 genome:
TAGTTGCATCCTGCATACTTTAAAGTCCACAGAACACAAAAGAGATCCGGTTCATGGTGAAAGTGCTACAAGGACAACGAAGAAGACAAGCAGAACTTAAATTGGTTTTAATAATGAATATGATATGTGTGTCTTAACAGAAAACCATAGGGGCTTGAGGCAAACTTTAATGGCAGATAATTTTATACATCTAGGAGTGAGTTGATTTGACTTTGGCAACGGGTTAATGCAAAAAATAAGATGCATTGTCTGGTTGTAATGGGGTCACATCAACttgacaaaattttcttttcagcagtaaaacattttcaaatattatgtttgtttttcttcaGTACTCCATTATAGTAACTTCTTTGTGTAGTTTTGCACTTCTAGTTTTATTCTCCTTTTCTCTTCGCATTGATAGTAAAAGGCAGGAGATGGTAGATACTAAAACGAAGGAAATGAAGAAGTCGTCACATTTTCAAGGGCATAATTATTTAAAGGAATTGATACAGGATTCAAACGTTCAATATTGTAATCTGTGGGAGATAAATGCTATTCTTGATCAttgctcactctctctcttctttgctTGCTTAAAATTTTGGGAGTTCAATTGGATTTGAATGTGTTTAGAGTTATATGAACCCTTCCCAAACCAGATGAATGTTGCTTGGAAATGTGGAGTTAGCACATTTGAAGTCTAATTGTCCATACTTGTGTTAAGAttgaagatacaaaatattaaataacaatCTAACACAAATTTTGATGCTGAAACAACCAAGaataatcaaaaaataaaaaagcaaaatttaAATCATTGGAGATAGGTTGCATTCATATGCTTTCAAATACTGATAACTCAGCTTCCAACTGTATAGTTTCTTCTAAATGTAGATTCTCAACCTGTCAGCCTCTGATTggtaattttacaaatttatccCAGTTTTTACACTGCAGAATTTCATGCTTGTATCTTATAGGTACACTCAATATTCAAGTACAGGAATTAAGAAAACTTGTTTCCATTTTCACTCTATTATTTGCCAATAGCGTTGCTCCGGTAGCTATATTGCAAttctatggattttttttttggaatttggcTTTGACAACTAAGGTTGAATTGCTATGTgatcttatatatttatgttataCTCAATTTGCCTTGTTTCCAGGTTTCAGAACAGGGCAATTCACCGTTTACGTATGTCATTGTTGACAACCAAATGTGAGGGCCTTTTCTTTTACTccgtcctctctctctctctctctctctctctctctctctctctctctcagcacAAGTGACCTCCTTTCCCACTTTGTTAACAATATGAAGGAGGAATTTTAATGCCTTTTTTTAAGGTTCAAGGATGGCCTGAAGAGAAGTTCTTGTTTACAAAATGATCTTGGTGTTTATCTTTCATCTTTAAGTGCTTTAAATTTGATGTAATGTGAACAGATTTGACAATAGCATCTGCTCAAGTTTCTTTTTAGAGataaattttaaggaaaaaaaaaattatggttgtACTTGTTTTGAGATATGACCACCCTATCTCTTCTCTCTATTCCCTGACTTTCATCCTATTCAAGGCATTCTCCACTGGGGAAAAATCCTGCTAGAGACCTTATTGTACTAGTACATCTACTGTTTATGAGAAGATTCTTTTAGTAAATCACGTTTATGAAACATGACTCTCTTTTACTTCTAGTTAGGTGACCACTTCACACACTACTGTTACAGTGAAGACTTTGGGAATGCCAAACAGTACAATTTTTCCATTGGCAGCACTACATCAAAACTCATTTGTTATCTTATCAATGATTTGCTTTTCATTGGCTGAAATCATATATCATAATTAGAAATTTATGCTTTGAATCAATATAAATAGTGAACATTTAGAGTCTGTTgggattttttgtttaattgccAGTTAATTAATCTTAAATGATATATTCAGGAAAACCCGTACTTGTATTCACACCCCAGGAAATCCTCCCATGGTACCAGATGACCTTTCTCGAGAAAATTTATTGTCTGCATTAGATGATGCAAGAATTGCCTATTTTGATGGAAGATTGCCTGAAACTGCTTTAGTTATTGCACAAGAGGTGATTTTCAATAGTATTTCTTCTAGTTTCTTTGATACTTCTAGTATTGAGCTAATATTGATTCTGCCGTTTGAAATTGTATGACTAAGAAAGCAATTCCACATTGTAAgttataaaatctttttttttttttactatctcATCTTGATGATCTAAATGTTTCTTAATAATGTGTCCTTTTGGCTATCCTCCAATTTGGCTAAAGGCATCCATATATATCTGCATGTTCTGCTTTAGAAACTCTATTGATAATGTTGATTGCtaatttcttcctcttctacTAACTATATTTTGCAATTAATGAAGATTCTGAGTATGAAATTCAATATTACTTCAAGTCAGGCATACTGAATCATTCCCCAATATTTTGTTAAGTCTTCATCTAGGGTAaacttttgttttgatttcatCTGAAAACTCACAGCTCCAAGAACACCAACAGACCATGGGTACACTGGCAGCAGAGGGGGTGGAGTAAAAAGGAGGGAGGTGGCAGTTTGCACTAGATTTCATTGGAAAATTGACAATCATCAATTAAAGATATCATAACATTCTATCCTTGAATTCTAACACATATTTCCCATAACCAACATCAAGTCCAAATATAATAACCTGGATTATATGGTTTGTGTGTGGATTTTAATTGTGAAGGTGTTGCGCTGGTATGTGACATTGAGCATTTATAAGGATCCCCAATTGTGACCAAATTTTAAGGTATAGTGTAGTCGTGGCTTGCACTTTTCTTGGATCATGATAAATGGTATTGGAGCCAACCTAGTAATTCCATTTGGCTTGAGTGCAATGAAGAGCAATGCAAGCCTTGACAGAATTTCAGGAATTTAAGTGAAGGAGATTGTGATATCCTAGATTATATGGATTGTgtggatttggttttttttttttttttttttttgataaatttattgtGTGGTGTGAAAGTGTTGCTTGTGCATACATTGAGTCCCATATCAAGAAATTTCTAGGTTGATCTTGGGGCTATATAAACAATTACAAAGGGTCCCTTTTGTGATTGTGACCAATCCTTTTAAGATATACCATAGAGGTGACTAACACTTTCCTTGGATCATGACCCAAACTTACACTTCTCACACCCCTTGTATCAATCAAAGCATTTAACTcaaaaaagggagaaaagaaaaagacttttctttttcaaatcttaatagttaataattcCCAAAGCTCAATCATTGAGGCTCACATTCGCACCACAagtcatcaacatcaacaagcTTGGATATGAGGTTGACAATGTCTATGTGGTCAAGGTTGATCAAGTTGACAAGCTCATGATTGAGAGAGCCCAAGCAGCACTAGAGCCCAAATTGGATGGAGGTTTGAAGCTTCAAGATGTAGGATTCAACCTAATAGGTAGAGGAAGAGGGAGGGTCGAACCAGAGAAGACAGGCACCAAGTACAACCTGAATACATTTCCTACTATGttgttgctgtttttttttttttttctctctttgacaGCTCTTGGCATTAGGTAATGCAGTGTACTTATCTTCTCATATCATTTCATGAATTAGATGTGCATAAATATTAGAAATACAATTTTTCATCATGCAAATACTCCCACTGTTTATAATATTAACTAGCAAATAAGTAATCAATATTTATTGGATCTTTCCAGTGCAGGCTGTGCAAAAAAGTATACCTATTTTAATTGATGCAGAAAGAAAGAGGGAAGGGTTGGATGATCTCCTGAAATTAGCAGATTATGTCATATGCTCAGAAAAATTTCCAAAGGCAAGTTGACTATTCTTCAGAATTATCATTGATGGGAGGAACTTATGAATGGGGAGTCTTTGCATCAGCCAATTCATTGGCGTGCATAGATTTTAAGTTATACTAGCATTGCATCTTTGCGCAGATTTTCGAATAACAATTTAAGCCAACACAGATTTCTTGCCACATacttaccttcttttttttatatacacatacatacttACACTCTATTTACAAAACATCCCCAATTAGggatctgtttttttttatttgtaccTAAAGCATTTTTTCTGTAACCTCTAATACCATATGTATACATTATCAAATCTATCCATCTGTGGggaaatattttttgttcaagTTTCATCTTGatgtgattattattatttagtacatttgATCAAATTCAACGTGTTTGTTCTTCATATCAGATTTAGACATTATCAGATACTTTGGCCCGTAAGGATGGACTGTTTTATTTAAGAGgcataatacacacacacacacactatttGCTGCTCTAGTATCCTTGGTAATATATATGGAACAATATTGAGGCTGCCTGTGTGACAGGCATGGACAGAGGCACCATCTCTTCCAAGTGCACTAGTTTCCATTCTGTTGAGATTGCCAAACATCAATTTTGTGATTGTGACCCTGGGTGAAGATGGATGCATAATGCTTGAGAGAAGTGTAAATGGTGAGTAAGCAATTGCACATTTTTCTTGTGAAGGAGAATGAAAAGCAAGCAGAGTCAGATGCTGTGTCTTAAAAATTCAAACCCTttttttctgtttgattttctttatatatgcTTTTCATTGAAGTGTTTCTATGGCAGAGAGTTCTGGGACAGAAGAGATTGATGTAGATGTCTTATTGGAATCATTAAAGCAGCAGCAAAAGGATGAAAGCACAACCAGCCCAACATATATTTCATCGGTAAAATATATTCTATTGAACCTGAAAACTCTATTTTACTCTCTTATTATTAAGGCCTTGTTTATTGTATACCTCTATGTCTTAGCCGTAGTTCATTATAAGAGAGAGGTACAGTTGTGCAGCGTGAACtttaaccaattaatttttgttttggttttgaaaaactAATCCAGTATACAGAAGCCTTTGctcaatttaaaaaatgcttGCACATGTGTAGCAAGCAATGATATAGACTGAGGACTTTCACCAGCCCTTTCTTCTTGTCCACCATGCCACCAGTAAACTCAATCAAAGCGCCATAGCTGTTACTTTCAGCCTATTGAGACCAAAGAACTATGCAGTTCTATGAATGATACTGTAATCTGGACTTGAAGGATCTACCTATAGTGAGTTTGTAATGTACCCAttgggtgcatgtgtaacttaccaagaaaataaaagtaaaaaaacaaaaaaaatttaaaagcatgattataattatataagtgctttcttttttaatcacaCCCTCAGAAATTCTGATAGTATTGAATATAGAGAAGCATTAGTCAGATAGAATTCTAGCAGGGTTTAGTGGAGgtaatgtgtatatatatgatacATCTTTACTGTTacatatttttcctttcaattttcCAGTCAGAGACAAGATTGAGAGCGAAAGGGATAGGGACACTATGTGGGAGATTATTTCTGGGAACGGCTGAGAAGATACCGCCATCAGAACTTATCGACACAACTGGTGCTGGGGATGCATTTATTGGAGCTGTTATTTATGGTAGGTGTAACCATTCAATCCATATGTTTTTTCGCTGTAGCCTCTGTCTCTGTAAATTCTCTTGCTTTTCAAGATGGTTTTCCCAGATCATTTGTCCTGAAGATTATTATCATTTTACATTCAATATCATCCAACAAATCACATTTGCCATGTCAAATCTGCTATCGTTTCAGATTTAAGACCACATATTTTAGAGTAAACTATACTAGGACTACTCCATATAGGCGGCATCAGTTGGATTTAGTTCACATTCGCGCTAGGATAAGAGCAAGACTTGGTTGATGATTATGATTATAAGCGTAGAAAGAATTTTATGCCAATGTGGATTAACTTCTGTTCCATGGGATAAGGTGTTCATCTCCTGGACTATTAGCCATCAACTCTGCTGACAATTCAGGCTACATTTTACCTTACTCGAAATAACTAGTCCTGACTTCCTTGactgaataaaaattattagttgATGCCTCAGCACTATTCAATggtgaatataaaaataaataaataagagaagcAGGATTCAATGTTTTCTTGACATCTCACCACTTAAGGACTATAGGCCTGCAATTTTCTAGCAACTTTGCCATAGTATCTTAATTACTAGATTAGTTTATTCACCATTAATAATAAGTCATCACTTTACAAAATTCCTTTCCAGTTTGTCTTGCAAAGCTTCATGCCTGCTGTCTTTCGCATATTTTTTTGTGGGTGGAAACATTGATGACATTCGTAATTATTCAATTTCCTTGTAGCTATATGTGCTGACATGCCACCAGAACAAATGTTGCCATTTGCAGCTCATGTGGTAAGTGGACTTTTTTCCAAGGGCCAACTTAACTTAACTGTGTTTATCTGGATGAAATGGggaattgaaagaaaatttttttgtgaattttgatgTGGTGATTGCAGGCAGCAGCAAACTGTAGAGCTTTGGGAGCTCGAACTGGTCTCCCATACCGCACAGATCCACGCCTGGCTTCTTTTCTAAAACAAAGTTCCCAAGTGATCACATCTTTGGCAAAGTAAATAAGAAGCATGAGAATGAGCATGCAAGATGGGCTCTTTTATCCCAGCTGTTAAAAGGGCTTCTACACGGTCCCTTGTTCAGTATAGATACATCTTGTAAAGTGATAAgtcacaacaaatttcacaactatTTGAAGTGGCATGTTGTAAATAGTGGATAACCTATATGAGAATTAATAACAACATGCTAACTCAACAGTTGTGCAATTTATTGTAATAACTTTTGTGTCTATAACCTTACTATTTATAAAGCAGTGACGAAGTGCCACTTTTAGTAGAGAGCAGCAGATTTGATTAATTGATTGCTTGTCACTGTGTTTGTTGATATTTAGCGATTACCTGCACTTTCTTAGTAATGATGATTCATTTATGGTCTTAAGAAGTGACGTCCCGAAATTCATCTGTTTTTGGGCCTCGTGTTTAGGATATATTGGTAGGGTACTTTTGGATTTAAAATGGGTAAACATAGCTGGAgtcataaaaatattgttaggAACATACAACCCTACTGGTTCTCTAGGCCTCAGAAGGTCTTGGGTTTGGAACTCTTAGCCAACCCTTAGCTATAATCTATTGTCTGATATGGCAAGCTGAATTTTCGTTAAGGCAAGTACCAAAATAACCAAGTTAATGAACACATGGGTAGAAGTCAATAAGCGTGATTACTTTTGCACGTTACACATATATTTGCTTCTTGAATGGGCAGAGAGGCACCTTACACATAAGCAATATTACTAACCACAAAAGGAAGGctacccaaaaaacaaaagaaaaggccTTCCACTATGATCACATGTCCATTCCAAATAACCCTAAACAAGAACCTATGCATCAATGCCTACAGCCTACAACAAACTATCAGCCCTTGTGGGCAGCCTCCTGAAGAAACTCAAAGCTGGAGAAGGCATCTTGCTCCTAAACCTTGGAGGCCTCAGGACATACAACCCC
This genomic interval carries:
- the LOC142618826 gene encoding uncharacterized protein LOC142618826 — encoded protein: MLGLLSLSTLHNNAIKLVSSQSFVSTSATATKPTCFVRNLRVKMSSDTLPPPPEKGIVVGCGGASVDFLAAVATYPTPDDKIRTTNLKVQGGGNAGNALTCAARLGLKPRLISKVANDTQGRDILDEFKADGVDTSFIVVSEQGNSPFTYVIVDNQMKTRTCIHTPGNPPMVPDDLSRENLLSALDDARIAYFDGRLPETALVIAQEAVQKSIPILIDAERKREGLDDLLKLADYVICSEKFPKAWTEAPSLPSALVSILLRLPNINFVIVTLGEDGCIMLERSVNESSGTEEIDVDVLLESLKQQQKDESTTSPTYISSSETRLRAKGIGTLCGRLFLGTAEKIPPSELIDTTGAGDAFIGAVIYAICADMPPEQMLPFAAHVAAANCRALGARTGLPYRTDPRLASFLKQSSQVITSLAK